In Torulaspora globosa chromosome 1, complete sequence, a genomic segment contains:
- the SDH2 gene encoding succinate dehydrogenase iron-sulfur protein subunit SDH2 (ancestral locus Anc_4.13) yields MMMSGVLTKSVAGNICRRGLATAGAAPRLKTFKVYRWNPDKPAEKPRLQSYQVDLDDCGPMVLDALLKIKDQQDSTLTLRRSCREGICGSCAMNIGGRNTLACLCKIDQDHTKDLKIYPLPHMYIVKDLVPDLTNFYQQYKSIQPYLQRSTFPADGKEVLQSVEDRKKLDGLYECILCACCSTSCPSYWWNQEQYLGPAVLMQAYRWLIDSRDEASAVRKSMLQNSMSLYRCHTIMNCTRTCPKGLNPGYAIAEIKKAMATD; encoded by the coding sequence ATGATGATGAGCGGTGTTTTGACGAAGAGTGTAGCTGGTAATATTTGCAGGAGAGGCCTGGCAACAGCCGGAGCGGCGCCACGGTTGAAGACATTTAAGGTTTATAGATGGAATCCGGACAAACCAGCTGAGAAGCCACGTTTGCAGAGCTACCAAGTGGATTTGGATGACTGCGGACCTATGGTCTTGGATGcgcttttgaagattaAGGATCAACAGGATTCTACGTTgactttgagaagatcgtGCAGAGAGGGTATCTGCGGGTCGTGTGCTATGAACATCGGAGGCAGAAACACGCTTGCCTGTTTGTGTAAGATTGACCAGGATCACACCAAGGACCTGAAAATCTATCCTTTGCCGCACATGTACATCGTCAAGGACCTTGTGCCGGATTTGACGAACTTCTACCAGCAGTACAAGTCGATCCAGCCGTATTTGCAGCGCTCTACGTTCCCAGCGGACGGCAAGGAGGTGTTGCAGAGCGTTGAGGACCGCAAGAAGCTGGACGGGCTCTACGAGTGTATCCTGTGTGCGTGCTGCTCGACCTCTTGCCCTTCGTACTGGTGGAACCAGGAGCAGTATCTGGGCCCGGCCGTCTTGATGCAGGCGTACCGTTGGTTGATTGACTCCAGAGACGAAGCCTCCGCTGTGAGAAAGAGCATGTTGCAGAACTCTATGTCGCTGTACAGATGCCACACCATCATGAACTGTACCAGAACGTGTCCAAAGGGGTTGAACCCTGGCTACGCGATCGCTgaaatcaagaaggctATGGCGACTGACTGA
- the ATG10 gene encoding E2-like conjugating enzyme (ancestral locus Anc_4.12), producing the protein MHYDYSLPLACALCEGGVVLTFCSIYINLLALLRRTSCNTCSRRRRMLTYDEYSAQLRRLCDSALKNSDLVTSIQPSLADGAVLFRTALPSSIAYSTLLCCIEFKICYSHAYQEPRLLFRLWRRAASQEEGIDFLAPWFPTDVAQVLGIDRGFTVSLDALFSNSSRSQETWFAFHPCDTAEIVGDKLDFKDDYLSRWLSIFLFSWLAKS; encoded by the coding sequence ATGCATTACGATTATTCATTGCCACTAGCCTGTGCCCTCTGTGAGGGTGGTGTCGTTTTAACGTTTTGTTCAATATACATCAATTTGCTGGCGCTGCTCCGAAGAACAAGTTGTAATACCTGCTcaagacgaagaagaatgctCACCTACGATGAGTACAGTGCCCAACTGCGTCGTCTATGCGACTCTGCTCTCAAAAACAGCGATCTCGTCACCAGCATTCAGCCTTCGCTGGCAGATGGTGCAGTTTTGTTCCGAACGGCGCTACCATCGTCAATTGCCTATAGCACTCTCTTGTGTTGTATTGAATTCAAGATCTGCTACTCGCACGCCTACCAGGAGCCGCGGCTGCTATTCAGGCTCTGGCGAAGGGCTGCATCTCAAGAGGAGGGAATTGACTTTCTTGCTCCCTGGTTCCCGACGGATGTTGCACAGGTGCTGGGCATAGATCGCGGTTTTACGGTCAGTTTAGATGCTCTCTTCTCGAACTCGTCGCGCTCCCAGGAAACCTGGTTCGCGTTCCATCCGTGCGACACCGCTGAGATCGTTGGAGACAAGCTAGACTTCAAGGACGACTATCTGAGCAGATGGCTAAGCATCTTTTTGTTCAGCTGGTTGGCGAAGAGTTAA